CGTCTGGAAAATGAAGGCCCCACGCGCCTGAACTTCGGCAACGGCGATGCCCCCTTCCTGCCCTACACGCAGGGAGGCTTCTTCACCCCCAGCGGCAAGGCTGAACTCTTCAGTGAAGCTCTGGCCGCCCAGGGCAAGGACCCGATTGCGGCGTTTGTTCCGCCGCAGGAATCACGGCATTCGGAAAAAGCCAAAAAGCTTCCGCTGGAACTGCTGTCGCGCAAGGCCGATAACTTCCTGAACTCCAGCTTCTGCAACGTGGATTCGGTCAAAAAAATGGAGCAGCCTGATCTGCTGGAGATCCACGCGGACGACGCCGGCCAACGCGGCATTCGCGAGGGCGACTGGGTGCGGGTCTTCAACAACCGCGGCGAAGTGCGGCTGCGCGCCCACGTCAACGGCGCGGTGCAGCGCGGCGTGGTGGCCGCCAAGTTGAACTGGGCCCGTCTGGCTCCTGACGGCAAGAGCATTAACGTGCTTACTTCTGAAACGCTTACCGACCTGGGAGAGGGTCCGGCGTTCTACTCATGCCTGGTGGAAGTTGAGCCGGTTTGCGGGCGTGAGCGCAGCGGGAGCCCGCAGGCGAAATCCTGAGCGAGCAGAGCGAGTCGAAGGATCTGCTATTAGCAGGCGTGAGCGATCCCGCATAGCGGGAGGAGCGGGAGGCTGCTGCCAACATCCTGAGCGACCCTGAGCCTTGCCTAAGGGGAGTCGAAGGATCTGTTTTTCTACGGCAGCAAGAATGCCGGCGACGATTAACGGCAAGCGTCGAAGAAATCCCACAAAAACCCCGCAAGGTTCCGGCAATGCGGCGTTCTTATCCCACGGAGTAGACCGTCTCGGGCAAGGGCCTGCTCCGGCGAACCACTGGATTTTGAAAGATGTACCGGCAAGTGATCGAGCCGATGAGGAGTTCATGGGAACCCACGTGTTGCTCCTCAAGGACGGAACTCTAACAGCGGAGTCACTAGGAAAAACGCCACGGGCGGGCGGAGGGCAAAAGCGCTGCGGTGGGCAGGCTACGGGCAGACGCTGAATGGTCAAGTGGCACTCCAGCGATAACTCCCGTATAATCTGAGTTTTCCCAACTTGTTCTGAGGGTAGTCATATCTTGGTGTCTTTCAAGGAAACCAGTCGGAAGTGCGCCTGCCTGTCGCTGACGCGGGTCCTCGTCCTGTGTCTTGTCGTCTTCTGGCTGGCCCCCGTGGTGGCCCAGCAAAATGGCCAACTCATTCAGGATATTGACGTCAGCGGCAACCGCAAGGTCCCCAGTGAGACCATCAAAGCCCGCATTTACAGCCGCGCGGGCGATGTTTACGACGAAGCCGCCTTGCAGCGCGACCTCCGCTCGGTATGGAACACCGGGTACTTTGACGACGTCCGGGTGGAACGCGAAGAGTCCCCCAAGGGCTGGATCATTCACTTTTACGTCCGGGAAAAACCCACCATCCGGACCATTGACTATCACGGGCTGAATTCGGTTTCCCAGAGTGACGTGCTGGAGCGCTACAAAAAAGCCAAGGTCGGCCTGACCGTGGACAGCCCTTACGATCCCACCAAAGTGATCAAAGCCAAAGTGGCCCTGCAGCAACTGCTGTCCGAGCACGGGCGCCAGTTCGCCGCCATCGCCGTTCAGGTGCAGCAGATACCGCCGGCTTCGGTGTCCGTGACCTTCAGTGTGAAAGAAGGTCCCAAGATCAAGGTGGGCAAGATCACTTTCCAAGGCAACCAGCATGTTCCCAGCCGCAAACTGCGCGCGGCCATGAAGAACCTGCATCCCATCGGCATTCCCAGCTCCATCTTCCTGGAAAACATCTTCAGCAAGACCTTTGACGCCTCCAAGCTGGAAGAGGACGCCGAGCGCGTGCGCGACGCCTTGCAGCAGCGCGGCTACTTCAAAGCCACCGTGGAAGACCCCAAGACCCAGTTGCGGGACGTGACCGGAGGCCTGCACATTCCGGTCATCCAGAAGCGGCCGGCCAAGGTGATGGACATTACCATCGCTCTGGAAGAAGGCCCCAAGTTCAAGCTCAAGGGCATCACGTTCAAGAACTACAAGGCCATCACCAACACGGTGATCATGCGCAATCTGTTCCCCATCAAAGACGGCGATACCTTTGATACACACATGCTGCAAAAAGGCATTGAGAACCTGCGCAAGGCCTACGGCGAACTGGGATTCATCAACTTTGCCCAGGTCCCCAGCTTTGACATTGATGACGAGAAGAAACTGATCAAGGTCAATATTGATATTGATGAAGGCAAGGCGTATTACGTTCGCCGGATCGAGTTTCAGGGAAACACTACCACCCGCGACCGCATTATCCGGCGCGAACTGTTGATCCAGGAAGGCCAGGTGTTCAACAGCCGGGCGTGGGAAGTGAGCGTGCTGCGCCTGAACCAGCTCAACTACTTTGAATCGCTGAAGCCGGAAGACGATACCGAACGCAAGCTCGACGACGCCAACGGGACCGTGGACCTGATCGTCAAGGTAAAAGAGAAAGGCAAGAACAGCATTGGACTCACTGGCGGCGTGAGCGGCCTGGAAGGCTCGTTCATCGGGCTGAATTACCAGACCAACAATTTCCTGGGACTGGGCGAGACCCTGACCGTCCAGGCCAACGTGGGCAGCCTTTCCCGCGTGCTGCTGTTTGGATTTACCGAGCCGTACATGTTTGACCGGCCGCTGCAACTGGGGTTCACGGTGTTCAGCCGGAAGTTTGATTTCAACCAGGCGCGCCAGGCTTCCATTGCCGCCAACCAGCAATTGAACCTGCCGACGTCCGTGCTCAACCAGTTGCTGAATTACAACCAGTCCAGCACAGGCTTCACCGCTTCAGCCAGCTACGCGCTGGGACATTCCTTTAAGCGCGTCGGGTTGACGTATTCGCTCGACAACACCACCATCAACACGTTCAGCGATGCTTCGCGCAATCTGTTCCAGACCCTGAATTTCCGCAACATTTCCGGTCCCAACGCGCTCAAGGGAATCGTTACCAGTTCGGTGACGCCGACGTTTGGGTTCAGCACCATTGATAATCCCATCCGTCCCCACAAAGGCAAGAGCCTGTTCATTTCCACCGAAGTGGCGGGGCTGGGCGGCAACGTAAAGTTCTATCGCCCGCTGATCGCGTACACGCAATGGAAGCCGCTGTACCACAACAACGTGCTGGGCGTGCACTTCCAGGGCAGCTTCATCAACGGCTTTGGCGGCGAAGCAGCGCCGCCCTACCAGCGCTTCTACATGGGCGGCGAAAACGATCTGCGCGGCTTTGACGTCCGCACCGTGTCACCGTACGTCTTTGTCACCACCATCCAGCCGTTCCAGTTGCACAACCCGGACGGCAGCCTGGTGCCGATTGATCCCACCAACCCGCGGCGAGGCAGCGTGATCGTGCCCATACCGGTCAACAACATCACCCTGCCCGGCGGCGATACCTCCCTGGTGGGCAACGTCGAGTACCGCATCAAAGTGTTCGGACCGGTGGTGCTGGCGCCTTTTGCCGACTTTGGCATGGACTTTGTCGCGCGGGACACGCAGTTGAAGATCGCCGGCGATGCCTTGACGCAACTGAACAGCACGGTGTTTGGCTGTCCCACCATCGTCGGGTTCCAGTGCGCCGGCGGCAACACCATCCCGTTCAGCGGCGCCTTGCAGCCGGTGCCGGGCACCAACTACGTGCCTCGCTTGTCCACCGGACTGGAATTGCAGGTCCTGCTGCCCATTGTGCAGCAGCCGTTCCGCGTTTACTACGCGTACAATCCGCTGACTCTGGACACCATTGTGCGCCAGCCCAGCCCGATCACCCGGGCCATGTTCCCCGCGGGCGCGATTGGCGACTTCAGCTTCCAGCAGGCCATTGCCACGCTGTCCCCGGACTTCCACCTGCAGGAGCCGAAAAAGACGTTCCGCTTCACCATCAGCACCACGTTCTAAAGGAGAAACCAGGTTTGACGCTGCCGGAGAACACAACCTATAATCGGACGTATTCGTCCCTTCTAAGGCAAGCAAGCATTCCTGTCGCGCAGGCGCTTTTGGGACCTCTGGTCCGGCCTGATGTGGAAGCAGCAGTGCAATCAAAAGAGAACGTAATAAGATCGAAGGAGTAATCTAAACCCATGTTTGGTACGTCAAAGATGCGAACCCTGTCCCTCAGCCTGGCGCTGAGCGCCCTATTGGCCCTGGTGGCAAATGCGCAAAGCGCAACGGCTCCGGCAACCAGCGCGGCGCCTGCCGGCGCCAAGATCGGCATCATCAACATTCAGGAAGCCATTGAGAACTGCGCCGAAGGCAAGAAGGAAGCTGATGCCCTGCAGGCCAAGTTCGGCGTGAAGCAAGCCGACCTGAAGAACCGCAAAGACGAGTTTGACAACCTGACCAAGCAACTGCAGGCACAGGGCGACAAACTGAGCGATGAAGAGCGCGCCAAACGGGTGAAAGACCTTGAAGGGCGGCAGAAAGGCCTGCAGCGCGATTACGAAGACTTCCAGAATGAAGTGCAAGGCGCCCAGCAGGAAGTGATCAACCGCATCGGCTCCAAAATGATGGTGGTGCTGGGCAAATACGCCAAAGCCAACAATTACACGGTGGTGATGGACGTTTCCACCGGGCAAACCGTCCTTTGGGCCAACGATGGCACGTTGATCACCAAGGAACTGGTGGACGCTTACAACGCGGAGAACCCGGTGTCCGGCGCACCCGCGGCGAAACCCGCGGCTGGCGCAGCGGCCAAGCCCCCCGCGCCCAGGCCCGCCGCTCCCGCTGCCACACCCAAGAAGCCGTAATTGTTTCGAACATGTTCCCAGGCCGCCGCCAATCGGCGGCCTTTTTTCGGCAAAGGTCATCTTTTCGGCTAGGTCATCCGCGATTTGCTCTTCCGCCCGTGCGAATGAAGATCGCGCCGTTGAAACACAAGTCTGAAAAAATAAATCTTAGGAGCCTCCAACCTCAATGTCGCACAAACTACAACTTCAGCTTCGCGTGTTCGGCCTTGCGTTGTGTTCGCTGTTTTCCATCCTCGCTGCCGCGCAGGGCGGTTCCGCACCCGGCAGCGCGCCCGCCAGGACAAAAATCGGCGTCGTGAGCAGCCAGGAAGCCATCCTGGCCACCGACGAGGGCAAGAAGGAGTCAGAGACCATACAACAGCGCTTCGGCCCCAGAGGCAACGCGCTGAAGGCCCAGAATGAAGAAATCGAGAAGTTGAAGTCCCAGTTGCAGGCCCAGAGCGACAAACTCAGCGACGCGGAACGCGCCAAACGAGCGAAAGAAATCAGCGAGAAACAAAAGACCCTGCAGCGCTCCTATGAAGACTTCCAGGCGGAGGTCCAGCAAGCGGAGCAGGAGATCATGACGCGGTTGGGCCAGAAGATGATCAAGGTCCTGGAGAAATACGCTGACAAGAACGGGTACGCGGTCATCCTGGATACCGCCAACCCGCAGACTCCAGTGGTGTGGGTCTACCCGGGAAACAACATTAACAAAGAACTGGTGGATGCTTACAACGCGGAGAACCCGGTCTCCGGCGCGCCTGCTGGCGGCGCGGCAAAGCCCGCAACACCCGCGGCCAAGCCCGCGGCGACACCAAAGAAACCGTAATTGTTCCGTAAATCTGCGCAGGCCGCCGCTTACCGGCGGCCTTTATTTTTTTCCATGACAGCTTCGCGTGGAGCTTGCGCGCCGCTCTCCGGTGTCAAATCTCTCACCGGAGGTACGGAATGTTTCTAGAAACTCTGCTTGAATCTTCGCCGGCTGCGCGCAAACGCAAACGCTGGCCCATGTTGACGGCGTTCACACTGGAGCTGACGGCCGCCGCGGTCCTCATCCTCATCCCGCTGTTTTCTACCGGCATTATTCCGATTTTTGCACGCGTACCGCAGCCGGCTTTGCACGTTGTGCGCGTGGCGGACAAGACCCCGGTGAAGCCGGCAGGTGGCGCGACCACGGGCGGAACCCGCGGCTCGGCTGCACGCTTCGTAGAGGTCGCAGCCATCGGGAACCAAATAAACTATCCGCCGCAGACTGACATCGGGCCGGCGAACGAACCCACCTACATCATTGGCAACTGCACCAGCAACTGTCTGCCGGATGGTCCGCCGACCGGTGGCAACAGTTCTCGTCCTCAGCCAGGACCGGCGACGCCGGGCAGAATCTCCGTCCTGTCAGAAGGCCGGCTGCTCCACCGGGTGGAACCGGTCTACCCGCATCCCGCAACCGTCATCCATTTGCAGGGCGTGGTCAAGCTGCATGCGCTCATCGCCAAGGACGGCACGGTGCAAAGCCTGAACGTAATCAGCGGCCATCCGCTGCTGGCCGCCGCCGCGATTGACGCCGTCCAGCAGTGGCGTTATCGCCCGTACATTTTGAATGGCGAGCCGGTGGAAGTGGAGACGTTCATCACCGTGACTTTCAAGAGGAATGGGGATTAGCTTTCAGTGTTGGCGCAGACCCGTGGGAATCCCGGACAAGCTCAGGCGAACCCATCAGTTCCCGGCCGGACGGGGATTCCCCGGCCGGCCTTAGCTTTTCTGTGGAAAAATCTGTGCAATTCGCATCGTCAGGATTCCCGGCTGGCGCTTTTCCCGTGACTTACGGGACGTTTGCCCAAATCGTGTTGCAATTGCAAACTGTAGATTTCGCACAACTTACGTTGCATCCGTTGCAAGCGAAATGAGTTGCAGAGGCTGGGGGAGCAAGCTTGCACCAGGAATCAAGGATTTACACATTTTCGGGGAGCAACGAATGCCACTTGTGAGCATCATTGGTTCTCGCCCACCTTAAGCACGGCCAGAAAGGCTTCCTGGGGGATGTCCACACGGCCAATGCGTTTCATGCGCTTCTTGCCCTCTTTTTGCTTTTCTAAAAGCTTGCGTTTGCGCGTGATATCACCGCCGTAACACTTGGCCAGGACATTTTTGCGAATAGCCGACACGGTTTCACGGGCAATGATCTTGGCGCCGATGGAGGCCTGAATCGGCACCTCAAACATCTGCCGCGGGATCAGCTCCCGCATCTTGGAAACCAGCGCCCGCCCGCGTTCGTAAGCGAAGTCGTGGTGCACGATGATGGAGAGCGCGTCCACCGGCTCGCCGGCCACCAGAATGTCCAGCTTGACCATGGGCGACTCCCACGTACCGGACAGATGATAGTCGAGCGAAGCGTAGCCGCGGGAGACGGTCTTCAGCCGGTCATAGAAATCCAAAACAATTTCATTGAGCGGCAGCTCGTAGGTGAGCATCACCCGGCTGGCGCTCACGTACTCAAAACCTTTCTGCTTGCCGCGCTTGTCT
The Terriglobia bacterium genome window above contains:
- the bamA gene encoding outer membrane protein assembly factor BamA; this encodes MAPVVAQQNGQLIQDIDVSGNRKVPSETIKARIYSRAGDVYDEAALQRDLRSVWNTGYFDDVRVEREESPKGWIIHFYVREKPTIRTIDYHGLNSVSQSDVLERYKKAKVGLTVDSPYDPTKVIKAKVALQQLLSEHGRQFAAIAVQVQQIPPASVSVTFSVKEGPKIKVGKITFQGNQHVPSRKLRAAMKNLHPIGIPSSIFLENIFSKTFDASKLEEDAERVRDALQQRGYFKATVEDPKTQLRDVTGGLHIPVIQKRPAKVMDITIALEEGPKFKLKGITFKNYKAITNTVIMRNLFPIKDGDTFDTHMLQKGIENLRKAYGELGFINFAQVPSFDIDDEKKLIKVNIDIDEGKAYYVRRIEFQGNTTTRDRIIRRELLIQEGQVFNSRAWEVSVLRLNQLNYFESLKPEDDTERKLDDANGTVDLIVKVKEKGKNSIGLTGGVSGLEGSFIGLNYQTNNFLGLGETLTVQANVGSLSRVLLFGFTEPYMFDRPLQLGFTVFSRKFDFNQARQASIAANQQLNLPTSVLNQLLNYNQSSTGFTASASYALGHSFKRVGLTYSLDNTTINTFSDASRNLFQTLNFRNISGPNALKGIVTSSVTPTFGFSTIDNPIRPHKGKSLFISTEVAGLGGNVKFYRPLIAYTQWKPLYHNNVLGVHFQGSFINGFGGEAAPPYQRFYMGGENDLRGFDVRTVSPYVFVTTIQPFQLHNPDGSLVPIDPTNPRRGSVIVPIPVNNITLPGGDTSLVGNVEYRIKVFGPVVLAPFADFGMDFVARDTQLKIAGDALTQLNSTVFGCPTIVGFQCAGGNTIPFSGALQPVPGTNYVPRLSTGLELQVLLPIVQQPFRVYYAYNPLTLDTIVRQPSPITRAMFPAGAIGDFSFQQAIATLSPDFHLQEPKKTFRFTISTTF
- a CDS encoding OmpH family outer membrane protein, producing MRTLSLSLALSALLALVANAQSATAPATSAAPAGAKIGIINIQEAIENCAEGKKEADALQAKFGVKQADLKNRKDEFDNLTKQLQAQGDKLSDEERAKRVKDLEGRQKGLQRDYEDFQNEVQGAQQEVINRIGSKMMVVLGKYAKANNYTVVMDVSTGQTVLWANDGTLITKELVDAYNAENPVSGAPAAKPAAGAAAKPPAPRPAAPAATPKKP
- a CDS encoding OmpH family outer membrane protein, coding for MSHKLQLQLRVFGLALCSLFSILAAAQGGSAPGSAPARTKIGVVSSQEAILATDEGKKESETIQQRFGPRGNALKAQNEEIEKLKSQLQAQSDKLSDAERAKRAKEISEKQKTLQRSYEDFQAEVQQAEQEIMTRLGQKMIKVLEKYADKNGYAVILDTANPQTPVVWVYPGNNINKELVDAYNAENPVSGAPAGGAAKPATPAAKPAATPKKP
- a CDS encoding energy transducer TonB, with the translated sequence MFLETLLESSPAARKRKRWPMLTAFTLELTAAAVLILIPLFSTGIIPIFARVPQPALHVVRVADKTPVKPAGGATTGGTRGSAARFVEVAAIGNQINYPPQTDIGPANEPTYIIGNCTSNCLPDGPPTGGNSSRPQPGPATPGRISVLSEGRLLHRVEPVYPHPATVIHLQGVVKLHALIAKDGTVQSLNVISGHPLLAAAAIDAVQQWRYRPYILNGEPVEVETFITVTFKRNGD